The sequence ttattatttcaacagCAACCTGACATCAAGTGAAGACATCAAGTGCCTGTGGATAATCTAGACACGGATCTATCGGTACCGAGTATTGAAGTTTTATCTTCTACCGAAATTCTAGAAGAATCTGCTTATCCCGAGATTTCTGCCAGTGAGGTTATCTCTGCTGATGCTGAGCCCAATGTCAAACTGGAAAATGTTCTAACTACAAATAATGTGCTTAATGTGACCAACAATGTGACCCGTAACAACGAGAGTACGTGGAACTAGTGAAGATGACATCCCATCATTCAGTGAATGGACGTTAAAGGTGTTTTATAGTTTTATAGTGTAATTTTATATAGTTTTGTGTGTATAAAATCGAGAAAGTTTACTGATTGTTTCAACATTCACAAATTGTGTAGGTGCAAACGGAAGTACTGGTGTGCAAACCTCTGCTAAATTGTCTGCCACCCCAAAATTGCGACAAAAAAACTATGCCTCGCCAGATTGCGGAGCGAAAATATTGGATGCCAACAGCGAAGCTGAACACACGTCTGCCATTTTGGACCCGTCTAGAgatgaatattttttaagtatCTGCTCGGCGAAAATTTGGTTCGTGATTGAATTATGTGAAGCCATTCAAGCTCTAAGGGTAAGGCGATTAgcttggatttttcttttctgaggTTTTATCACTTCCTCTTGCTAATTTTTAGGTGGGCATTGCCAATTTCGAGTTATTTTCATCCTCGCCGAAGGATTTCCGCGTTTACATTAGCGACCGTTATCCAACTCGGGATTGGGCTTTGATTGGTCTGTTCACCGCCGCTGATGAGAGGTCCATTCAAAGTTTCACACTGGAAAGGCAGCTCTTTGGCAAGTTCGTTAAGGTGAGATAACTAAATggagaatgttttccttcatttttaaaaataattgtttaatttGATAGGTGGAATTGGTCAGTCACTATGGCAAGGAACATTTTTGTCCCATCTCACTTTTTCACGTCTACGGTAACAGCGAATACGAGGTGCTAGACAATGAAGAAGATTCCCGGACGGGATCAATTTCACACCGTCAAGAAGAGGATTCAACAGAGGAAGAAATGCTTTttgatttgcaaaaaaaataacagcaacACCGATGTCGTCGTGGAAGGAAGAAATTTATTTGGGAGTGCCAAAGATGCTGTCATCAACATAGTGAAGAAAGCAGCCGAAGTCCTTACCAAGAGTCCTGCTCCGCAAAGTGTGATGGTGACCGTTAACGAAACAGATAATAACGAAGCGATACACCCGACTGTTTGCTACACAGCAGTCGAGCCGGTCAATGTGTCACGAGCTTTCAACGGATCTCTCAGCTGCGAATggaaagaattgaaatttcttgcCTCACTGCCTTGGCTTCACTCTTCGTTGCTCCTCCAATGTCAGAAAGAGTCGTttgatcaaacattttcttcggtAGAATTGGCTTCGCTGAATCCATATGGACTCGGTTGACTATTCAAGCTCTTTGCCACTGGATCTTGCCAGAAGACCCGCACATTCCAGCTTCATTGGAATCAGTCTCACCCTCAATTGTGGAGTTGGATGTGCCTGAAAATGTAAATCCGTGTACTGAAGCTCAACAGGTCGGTGAAGTGGAATCCATCGCTGCTGAGCAGCCCAGTGCTGAACAGACTGAACTCGAAAATTTGGAGCAGttattttctgaagaaatgGGAACAGTAGCGACGTCGTCGGATGACCTACCAATCGGAATGGAGACCATTATCCCAAATGATGGCTTCTTAATTGAGCCTTCGAAGCCCATTGCCTCCCACAACGCAGCCACCCGCAACGCAGCCCcccacaacagcaacaacaagagcAACATCAACAGTATGATCAACAGCAGCCCCAGGAGCAAACAgatacagcaacaacaacatcgtcAGCAGCAGACACAGAAGGAATCGGTGTTTGTCCGGCTTTCCAACAGGTAGAGTGAAGTAGACCAATACTAAATAATTACGTTTAATAAATCTTAATTACTAATATAACAGGATTAAAGTGCTGGAGCGCAACATGTCGTTATCCGGCCAATATTTGGAAGAGCTTAGCCGTCGGTACAAACGCCAAGTAGACGATATGCAAAAATCGTTAAATCGTACTCTACAGGTTCGTTTCCGtcaatttctatttaaaaaataaaatacatcaATGTCATctgagaaatttgttttcccgtTTAGACTTTGAACGACACGTTGCAGCGAATGAGCACGCAAGAAGAGCGTTATCAAGTCGTACTAAGTCAACTTCATGGGGATATGGCCGAATTAAAAACCTCGGCGTACAAACTGGCAGAGGAGAATCTGGTCCTTCGAGCTCAAGTGACCCATTTTTCCAAacgatttccttttttggattttgttaGCTGACTAAAgatgtttttttgtattttatttagacAATTGAACAGCACTTGTTTCTTATGGTGGTTGAGGTGATTGTCATAGCAGTATTGGTCGTCTTCCTTCTACGTAATTTTACGCGGCCACAATTTAATCAGCCACCCGATCCTCGTCATTCTCCGACTAACCGACAAAAAGAGCACCAGCCAGCTTCATTAGATTTCCGGCTCGAGGTCGGTCAGAAGGTTGAAGAAGTCGAGATGGTCAAAACAACTTTGCCCGTGTCCCTGAATATGTCAGAAAAGGCCTTGCAGCCATACAAGACGAAAACTCAGGTTAGTCCAACACCCAGTCTTGCCGACAGCTCGAGCTCCGGATGCGAGTCAGCTTTCAGTTtcccaaattcaaattgtacAACAACGAGTCGCGATCCAAGTCCAGTTGATGGTAACAGAGCTAGGGGCAAATCGAGCAAGAGTGGTAGCAAGAAAcagcaaaagaaaaggagacatGAAGTCTTAATAATGTCCTCCCCAACGACAAAGCATCCATCTACCACTCGAAAGATGCCAGGTCAACTATACACCCCCCAAAAATTCGCCTGAAATCCGACAATTGGGAATGGCACTCTCGAGCTAAAATCCTTGCAGCCCAATTTATTAAAGAAAACTACTAAACGAGTGGAATGCGAAGTAGCTTTTAAAAGAAAGGAGCGCagaatcataaaaaaagaataagaatctGTATAGACGGAATCGAAAAATTCCTATGAcccttactttttttttgtacatttcttattgaagaaaaagggacatttgttgtatttttctagATTGCTGATAGTTGATTGATTAAAATGTTGACAGGGAAAAGGCCTAAATCGGATATccgcatttattattatttttttttagagattGTTCCGGCTCTAGTCGTGacaattggaaatgaaaagcaagcaaaaaaaaaatactatcttttttaaaatataggaaACACCGGCTTTCGGGGATTTCGAGTTGGACTCATAGTGCTAGGATCGATCACTAACAAACGCTGTTCCCTATTTCCCATCGTATACTTCGTAAGAGAATTTAATTCCTATACGAACTGCCGTCCATTCATATTATATTAATAATATTCATTTCCCATCGATAATTTTACTTGTTTGATAATAAGTCCGTGATAAATGTTATGTATTTTCGGGGAGTCGAAACTTGGGCTCATAGTGCTAGGATCGACCACTAACAAACGCCTCGTCCAGTTCCCCTACCCGGACCTATATCAGAATCTGTTTTTATTCTAAGATATGATAAAAACGTTCCGATAAATAAGCGGTGAAATTTACCGAGTTTCGCAGAAAGAACTGAgagtatatttttatttaacagagataacatattttttaattttccaagTTCAGTAGTACGATCATGGTACGATTCCTTCTGTACGTGACGGCATAGCGACATTGGGACGGATTACCTTAAGAACTTTTCCAaagcgacactagaacgcgacactagaacgtccgcATTTCACTAGAACGTCCAAATTTTAGTAACGACACTGGGCCGGGAAACTTCTAAAAATCattgcgacactagaacgtctcATGCGTCACTAGAACTTGCATCATTTAgaggcgacactagaacgggaAAACCACAATTGTCtccgcgacactagaacgtctaTATTTAAAACTAGTTTTGTCtctgcgacactagaacgtccaaaTTTTAGGGACGACACTAGGACGGGGTAGACTCGAACGGGGACCTCACGGACACACGGCCACCGACACCACGACCACCGGCAGGTCTTCTGTTGGCAGCACGCGCTCGGCGAGCTATAAGTTCTAAGACTATTAAATTAAGCACCGAGGTAAGCACTCATTGTCATTACCTTGAAacagttgaaaaaagaaattcgtcaAAAACGTAAAAATGTGTGTATTTCATCAATTCCGTAGCCTAATATCCTGCATCAACAAGTTTCGAacgataaaattaattttttcatggCATTTATTATACACTGCTTTAATTATTGCGTATTTGGCGTGGCTTGTGAAAGTTCCAGTTGTTGGAAAACTGAAACCACTCGTGACTTTTTGTCCTCTTGCTTGCAGACAGTTCGTGCCGTTAGCGCTGGTCGGCGGTCAATCACGATATTATTGTTAATCTATTAAGGAATAACGGCCAGTTGCGGCTGTCAGTTTCGTTATCGAAAAAGTCGAAATCAATGTCTCTCCGGCCGATACCCCATCATGGTTGGCACCTGTCAAAGAAATGGCTTtgtaatttgtcttttttggcttaaacagttcattttcaaattcatcctTGTAGACATCTTCTTTGTAGTAGAACCCAGTGGAACACTGTTTATTGTAGCCGTGGTCTTGGCATCTGCAAATGCAGTTTCTTGAATCCCAATACCGTTTCGAATTACTCGAATTACTCCGTGATAAAATAATACCTGGTTTGGTTGTCGGATTCGCATTTGCGACGGTAGTCGATTTGGAGCATTCACAACGACACGCATTCGGCACGTACGCTTGAAGGCTTGATCATAATCGTGCAATAACTGCAGCTAttatattttgtaaattaattGTCTTGAGCGCCTGGAAATGGACGATTTCAGTTTGGATGGGCTCACAAACGAGGAGGTCCGAGCTACAACATCCGCCGCATCGTTCAATCCGCGTGCATGACGGATAAAAGAGAACCGACGAATCCGTGTTGAGCATATTAGCGGAACTGTAATTAGTACCGCCATATGCAATGCGATGGTTTGGAAGGAACGGTAGCATCTGAAAAATTTGCCCAATATTAATTTATCCAAAAGTTTAATTACAGATAAATGCGAAGCAAATATTTACCTCTGTCTCTTTTTACGAAATGCAATAATGCATTAGAAAATACTACACTTTAGTCGAATTCTAATTTATTCTAATgagttattttaaattttaccgtCGACTTCCCAAGTGCCGTATGCACCTATGGGTATGGATGGACCTTCAACAACCGTTATATTAGCGACGAATTTTAGGAATTTAAATCAATCGCCTGATTCGTTCAATTGATTAATAAGCAAACTTAGAGGAATctatgatttaaaaacaaaccaaataattattaaaacgTTATGGATTATGAAGAGACAAACCGGATCAACCTAAATCCATTTTTCTAGGTGACAAATATCCGGCATCCTTTTCGTCTGGATTGCAAAAAGTTGGCTAACGGTTTAAGGACATCACAACATACGTTGTCGAAAGACGAAAGTTGCTGAATATCCAATTACAACACTCTATATCAAATCCGCCTTCAATTAAGCAGCCATAGCCGAGTGGATGTATAACAATGTGCCTATTACTGACTAGTCGAGGCGTaaaattaagaagaaaaagaagaaagactaATTTTAGGCACCTGACGTTACATTTTAGTATAGCAAaaccacgttttttttttcttttcttattcttgcgTGCACGGATGACTGTGGTGCTGGCCGGTAATACCACTCTGCGGGAAATGAACACAATCAGATATGAAGTGAAATGACATACAGTAGATATAATGATACGGGAGCTGTAGTTTTTATTATCCATTGGCTTATGCATGCATATGCTAATGACTGCGTACGCTGAGTGATCCAGAGTGATCAGCCAGAGACATTTAGCCAGATACATTGAGCCAGATACATTTTCTAGCTGCATTTATTTGATGAGGAAAAGAGAGATGCCGgattgaaaaacaacaacggcaACAAAACAATCGCCACGTATATTCGTCGAGGTCTAGATAACTAGTCCCTTATAGAAATGCTTGCCGTCCATCACAACTGTGAGGTTTTAACTCTCGATCTACGACGATCGAATacttttcatgttgaatataTGAGAAAGTATAAGGGGAGAGAGAATGACGGAgtgaatagagagagagtgatCGTGATTTGTGTCCTTATGTTCCTTCGTTCTTTGACTTTTGTTATATCCTCCTTCGTCCGAgaaacaatacaaaataaaacaataaatataaagctaagagaaagaaaacacaaatttgaaCTCGAGGGTAAATATTGCTTAACATTCGTCTCGGAAAAGACATAGAGGAACGACAGgttcgaatttttaaaatagaatcatgacgaaaaataaacaaaattgaatgatGCCTGCTGTAGGTGGCCTTGGGCGCAGAGCTTGGCGAGCGCGTGCTGCGAAGTGCGAACTCGGTGGCCGTGTGTCCGTAAGGTTCCCGTTCGAGTTTTCCCCCGTGTCGTCCCTAAAATTTGGACGTTCCCGCTAAAttatggacgttctagtgacgcatgagacgttctagtgtcgttaTGATTTTAGAAGTTTCCCGGCACAGTGTCGTTACTAAAATCTAGACGTTCTACTGTCGGTAATATAAATGTgggcgttctagtgtcgcattCTAGTGACGCTTTCTAAAAGTCCTTGTGGTAATCCATCTCAATGTCTACATGCCACCAAGTCTGGGGCACTGAAGAGGGACATCTGGCGGTCGGAAATATCTTCAGTTGTTGGGCGCATGCTAGCTCTTAATTAATTGATTAGTGATTTGAATATGCAACAGCAACTCACGAGTCACGATCGATAATGAGGACGGCGCCATTGTGAAATGACAAACTTATTTTTGATCAATGTGAAATTCACATTGATAAGGTAAGATTCAAAAatcattactagatgtcgccagtgtGCCATTGTTGTTTTCGCATCGTGAAACGAGGCGGAATGGTCGAAGcaaattgttgctaatttaaacttatattcctgtgatttcatacAACAAATTGACTTCGTATCtttgtaggtttatcttgacctgatttccttatttttatactgtaccaacttatttcttcaaattttagatccatactgtcagtcattccaacaagttgacttagcgaTCAGTCACTTTCCACCCAATAGACCcatcatgctgtcaaaagtctAAAACTAATGTTTGAAGCCCACATATTAGTGGAATACAAATCTGTCGAGTCAAGGTATTTTtccattactgctaccagaccattacaattcagattttcatgtaACATAGGTATTCTTGTTCATGAacataggatcttttctgaatctcacaattttggtggtgtaacctgcaacagcatgtttgCTGTTAATATGGCTGTTTCTACTTCTGTTTAGAAGTCAACCCAGCTAAGggataggtagagttttatttctcatccgtaaatttgtaaataacgtaaagaatttccttgtcccattgCTAATTAaagtttcagtgacatgaagagtgtgacGTGAATAATGCCATGTGTGTACAAACATGTTCTAGTTCTGCTTGATGCCTCTCTAAATTCATCACTTGTATCATGCTTgtatgataaaggtaagcattGATACCACCTTTCACCATGTCAccacttcatgacactttctttagtATCAGGAAATCTCAACATGAGGACTGTTTGTTGCTGTGATTTCCATTATTACGGTTTTTTTATCATGAAaatttcagtgtgcttcttagttAAGGActaaaggtaaagattgatatgctttattaactgttatttattttcatttaatgtAATACATTAATTttgcagagcacgcaagagatcCATAAGCCAATGCTGCCCTTTGTACAGGACGGAAGAGTGACTTCCAGTCTTCCACCCACGTTATCTTCCCGACGTATGTTCATCATCTAGGCTTCGCTGCTTTTGCTGCTACACACCTGCAattactcaccacgggattttatccaggtacccgacaatttacttattttggtagattatctactaatATTCTACTTGCTTTAAGCTTTTTGTCTGtttaattgcgagcccgaagggcgaagctaataatcgcatacgcagaaaaataaaaaccatgtcactttgtctgtctgtctgtatgtcccgctccatagctcgggcgttgtacgacagatttcggactttttgatcttaaaaattagacaaaaaatatgcggtgcgaccagaacaaaaaagattccatttacttaattagttttcccgtaattaatgaaaaactgctaaaataattgttttgccactagagacatctggtggttgcgactacaacttttgcaATTTAGGTCTAAattaatcaccaccagatgtccatagcatcacCGTAATGACGCAATAAttgatgtcccaaccatgacgcaataaccagatttgcattcatgtttttgcagttatttgactaaaagatggttatttttaaattcaattattgaactttatttgttaaaatagaaatatatgagttgagcaaactaaacgtaaataacttgcaaggatattgaactgtgacgggaaaatcccgttttaagaccaaaaagtctgtgaagaaaagtgtgaataacAATtagccctgaatttttcatttaagacagttttcaactggcttacgactatcccttcgcggcgagctgataagcttgcttttctatcttaattcCTAAATCGGGCCCTTCTTACGCGAAAACAAAGTGTTACTTCaaagacgtttcttttttctaacgctagatggctttacagtcagtttcagttactttgcaaatcTCTTAAAACATTCATTGGCAGAGCTATTGTGTGGACATTTCTTTGTGAAAACTGACGATCAACAAAGCTcgcttgttagattttttataatgtgtaatttttttccacttCCGGTTTGCTCATTTTAgacagtagttcagtaaatattaattcgaggagcaaaagaaccacatattcgtgatcctcgtcaaatttgtggtaaagttcatgttgtttttttaagtacgcgtacttccggtttcgagaattatcctgaactaattttgacgacagctcaatggttaagtcGCTGTTGTCACTTCCGGTATAcctccggaattttttttaaaagactggcaagtgatttttgttatgtaatcagttctcaatattgtcaGGTAGATTTTAAGCATATTAAAGCGTGCCTTTAAAGCGTGCCTTTaaagttttgagcaaaaaaactAGATCCATGTATCTATATGTATTATGTGACTACTAGTAACTTGAGCCCGGTCGAGACCGGGGAACTTAGGGTCTAGCTTAAAGTCGGAatcattttctactttttttaaagcaaggaGTTGCACGTAAACAGCGCCAGACGTAACCAAATGTAATCTTGTTTGGCAACGTCCGTTTCTTCATAGGTAGCTTCCTGGTGATAGCAATTCGTGTTATTTAACAAATGTAATATTATTGCGGGTAATTCATTTCCTATGATTATATCCCAGGTTGTTAagcaaaatgaataaaaaataagttttgatCATTTACTGCTATATTCTCATGGGCCGTTGCCCATCTGCCCGTGCCAATGTTATAGTAGAAAATCTGCCCAGGCTTCCCAGacaaaacaattgttttttcttgcgtAGTGACAGGCTCttctattgttattatttcgataattattcgtttttttctgcCTGCTGATTGGGCGATtagaattcaattgattttttaattaaattcgaTTAAATGTTTATTTGAATGTCATCTTTTTATAAGAAAGATATGTCCGTTTACTATCTGCCCGTGCCAAGTCAACAGATTGTCATTTTCTACCTATATTGTTAAATTTCGAATCTTTCCTGGGATAACTCGTCCATAGTTATTCTGCCCGTGGGTTCCTATTCGTTATTCTACCCGCCAATAAGTACATTTTCGCGTGAAAGAatattgcattaattgctAAACTTTAAATAAGACGTTACTTGATCTGAGAGGAAATCtatggggggaggggggcggAAACAGTATTTTTCGAACAGAAATACCGATTTGAATTTGGTGCTATTTGACATATCGATATTTGCCGCGTAGAAATCGATGCACGTACTGCGTTGTGAGTGTGAGCCAGAACCCACCCTTCTTTTTGCAACGGCGCGGAAATTTACCCCATTGTCTTCCCCCCCTTTCCCCTTTGCAgcaacccccccccctattTGACCATCAGCAAGGAGGGTGAAAACCTGCGGCGGTTTTCACCCCTCTTGATGGGCGACTGgactgaccaatcacagcgtgctCTCATTGGGACAGAAACAGGCTCCTCCtaaaaaagcttgttcttttattatatatggactaGTAACTTTATGCCCGTCCGGGGCCGGTCTTTAGTTGGGCTAGTGTAAATTAGCCCGTTATGCAAATTCCCTTTCCCGTGCCGTTTCCCCTTGCCCGCGAGCGATCGCCTTTGTTGGAGCTTTTAGGCGGTCTTTTGGTCAAGCCGCCGAGCGAGGTCAGTCGTAGCCCCGGGCGATGTCGACCCTTTCGCAGGTAGTCGCCCGtggaccaatcacagcgtgcgcTCACACGGACTGacaaacacacagacagatacacaaacaaactccgcccccttttccccctttccgTTTTATAGACAAGGGACTAGTAACTTTATGCCCGTCCGGGGCCGGTCTTTAGTTGGGCTAGTGTAAAAGGCCCGTTGTGCAAATTTCCTTGCCCGTTATTTTTCCCTTGCCCGTGGATCTATTTTTTCCGCAattgaaatccttttttttaagctgATTCTCTTGCCCGttatttttcctaaatttaGTATAATAGTGGCGTCACGTATAGTATAAATAATCTaagtaagagaaaaaaactaaatcaaaaCTAAATGGAAATTGAACAATATCATGAATTGGTTGAAAATCC is a genomic window of Daphnia pulicaria isolate SC F1-1A chromosome 2, SC_F0-13Bv2, whole genome shotgun sequence containing:
- the LOC124326307 gene encoding SUN domain-containing ossification factor-like isoform X1 is translated as MGTVATSSDDLPIGMETIIPNDGFLIEPSKPIASHNAATRNAAPHNSNNKSNINSMINSSPRSKQIQQQQHRQQQTQKESVFVRLSNRIKVLERNMSLSGQYLEELSRRYKRQVDDMQKSLNRTLQTLNDTLQRMSTQEERYQVVLSQLHGDMAELKTSAYKLAEENLVLRAQTIEQHLFLMVVEVIVIAVLVVFLLRNFTRPQFNQPPDPRHSPTNRQKEHQPASLDFRLEVGQKVEEVEMVKTTLPVSLNMSEKALQPYKTKTQVSPTPSLADSSSSGCESAFSFPNSNCTTTSRDPSPVDGNRARGKSSKSGSKKQQKKRRHEVLIMSSPTTKHPSTTRKMPGQLYTPQKFA
- the LOC124326307 gene encoding SUN domain-containing ossification factor-like isoform X2, producing the protein MDVKGANGSTGVQTSAKLSATPKLRQKNYASPDCGAKILDANSEAEHTSAILDPSRDEYFLSICSAKIWFVIELCEAIQALRVGIANFELFSSSPKDFRVYISDRYPTRDWALIGLFTAADERSIQSFTLERQLFGKFVKVELVSHYGKEHFCPISLFHVYGNSEYEVLDNEEDSRTGSISHRQEEDSTEEEMLFDLQKK